gctggatggggctccAGACCCCCGACCTGCAcatttggggttttattttggCTGGGTCACTCCGGCCAGCACAGCCAACAGACCAGAGCTGATGTTCACGTGTGTCTTCCCCATGCCCCCAGGCACATcgccgtgcctcagtttccccactcGTAATTGAGGAATCGGTTCTTTCTGGAAAACTCTCCCAGTTGGGGACCTCGTGGCGGAGGAGCCTGGGCGCAGAGCTCCGGCATCTGCTCAGAGCCCCCCGGCGCCCACGCAGCAGCCGAGTGCCCGACACGAGAGGGGCTGAGCACCGCTGGGGCTCGGGGTCCCGGCTCCTTCACAGCCCCTGACGAAGCCTGGGAAGCCATAAAAGCCCCCCGTGTCCTGCCGGCCGCACACGGCCGCTCCCACACCCACACACACGCTCTGCGGTCGCGGATGTAGGACCACAAAACTTTATGGATCCCCCCGGGCTCGTGGGGATGAAAGTCAGGGACAGTTCCCATTAGTCAAACCCACACCGAATGCGAGAGCTGTGCCGTGTCCTGGGGGGGggttctcccttccccttcccctgtcaCTGCTCCAGACCCACCGTCACCTTTCCacatttccaaatttttttgccttctccatccctccatcACTGCTCCCCCTCTCAGACACGAAGCAGAGGTGTAGGAGGGGCAGAGAAGGCAGAATCAGGCCCCCAGATTTCGGCAGCTGCTTGTCTGAGCTGACACACCTGGCCCCCCCCCGACAGTCTGCAAAGagctttgaaatggaaaagcgCTCCTTGCGCGCCTGGCGCCGTCCTAAGAATTGGGAGAAAATACCAAAGAGCTTGAGTAATCACTCTGCTGGGTGGAAAAAACGGTCTGGTATTTTTCAGCTGGCTGAATTGATTAAACAGGTTGAAGCCCCCACATTAAACGAGCTGAATCCACAAATTAAATGGGTTGGAGCCCCCAAATTAAATGGGTTGAGTCCCTAAATTAAATGGGTTGAATCCCCCAAATTAAACGGGTTGAATATCCCAAATTAAATAGGTTGAAGCCCCCAAATTAAACGGGCTGAAGCCGCCAAAATGGCATTTAAAGGCACAATCCCGCAGCTGCTGCCCGAAGCTGACGTGCGCTGTGTTCAGGCGTGCCTTGGGGCAAGGAGCCCCTCTCTGGCTGCCGGCTGGTAAATTTTCGGAGCAAAGCAGCTCGCCGAGATCCctccctgaaatattttgtcgGGAAGGGGCCCAGAGCCAAGCCTGACCCCCTGGTGGGGATGTCCCCGTCCCACAGCACATCACAGGCTCGTGAATCATCGTGACCGATCTGAATTGATGTTTTTTTGGAGGAAAGGCCGGACGGAGACCACCAGGACTCTGCTCTGGTACTGAGGGCAGGCAAGAGGAAGGTTTTTTTATATGGCAGCCCCCCAGGAGGTAGAAAAAGGGGAGGGTGCTCGATGGTGCCTTTGGTTCATGGCTGTGTGTCCTGTGGGACTGCGGCACTCTTTGGGATGCTCGGGGGGTACGTGGCTGCACGGgcatccccatgtccccaaggcCATGGGGAGGTCCTGGGGGGACCCCAAAGCACCCCATGGGGACCAGGGACCTGCAGGTGGGACCGATGTGGCCGTCCCTGTGCGGTGCCACTGCCATAAGCAGGAGAGGCTGGGATGTGTGCGTGGAGGAGCTGAGGGTGATGCTGAAGATAAAGGCTCTGGGAGATGGGGATGTGGGAAACTGAAGGGCGGTGGGAAAGCCATGCTGGCTTTCTTAATTTGTTCATCTGATGCTCTCCTCGCCCTCGGTCCCAGGGTTTGCCTGAGAGGCTGAATTCCCGCATGTGATGGGGCAGGCAGCGAGGATGGGGGGCTGCGagctgggcacagcaggcaggatGAGTGCCGGGGGTCGCTGCCTTTTCCCCAAACCTCCCTGGGCTTCATCGGGGCATCCCAGCCCCTTTGCTCCCTTCCTCTGCTAACACACGCAGTGCCCGGCAGCCCTGGCCCCAAAAACAAGCCGATAGACTGCAGGTTGAGCATGAAAGCACCATGAAAATCCAACAAAAAGTCTCCAAGTGCTCCCCGCTTCTGTATGAAGTCCCGCTCGGGGACTCAGGGCTTGGTGCTGATTTTTCCCCGAGGTTTGCCAGGTAAATGAAGCACCGAGGTTTTGAGGATGACGAAGCATCCGGGGTCCTGCTTCCAGCTGGAGCTCGGAGCGCAGGCAAGGAAGGAAACGGCCGGGTTTGAAGATTTTCTCCCTGCTCGGTTTGCCCTGCAGGgatgggcagagggaggaagacGGGGAAAGGCGAGGCGAGGCAGCACCGCCGCGTCTGAGCACAAAACAGGTTCATGGGGACGGCGTGGTTTGCACcttaattatttcctttggCTCTGCCGCTGGGAAGGACTGCGTCCTTAAAGTTGTTAGAAGGGCaaaagagggaggaaggcagctcTGACATCCTGTCCGCCCCGTCCAGATGTAGCTCCCAGGGAACAAATTAGCGGGTGCAGAACGGGATcgcttaaaaagaaatttaatgaGATCGGTATTCAGGCATCTGCTTTCCATCAATCATAATTTTGTGTGATATGCAATGGtaaatgtcatatttttaatgactcCGGTGAagaaaaaagccccaaacatacacacacacaacgAGCCAACAAAATTCCAGAGCCTGAGATGTTTGAACtcaaaaaatgttctgtagatggggaaaaaaaacacaacaaacaccTCTTCTAATTCAGTATTGTTtgagttattttatttcttcctcttcttttttttttttttttttgttctccttccCTCTGGCTATATTTAACCTTTGTGTTACATTAATCTTCTCTGTTTATTAAGCAAGAGAGGCTCGATCCCTCTCTTGGCCTGGCCCCGCAGACATTTCCTCACGGGGCTTTGGGGTCGGATCCATCCCCGCTGCCAGCGGAGCCCacaggggaggcagggaggtgccAGCGATGCCGTGGGTGAGGTCAGAGCCTCCACTGGTGCTGCGGGAGGACACGGCCCTGGGGGCTCCTTTCGGCCCCTCTTTTTACTGGAGGATGCTGCGGCCCCtggggtcctgctggctgcagtgtgATTTGTGCCAGGAGTGTTTCCAAGCCCATTCCCCGGGTCCTCGCATCGTGCCCGTGAGCTGGACCTAAATGGGGCTTTTGGGGGAACTTGGGAGGATgtctgggcagcaggaggggaaaatCCGTGAACGGGGACAGCCAAAACCCAAGCTCTGCCCTAGAAGGGCTGAGCATCCTCGATCTCGGTGCTGGCTCGAGATGaaagctgggggctgcagggaggctggggcaCGGTGAAGGAAAATCTGTGGGAtgccaggagggaggcaggacaGAAAACCCTTGGAGCAGGGAGGAACAACTGTCCTTCCCGCCTCGTCTCCCCCTTTccaccttccttcctcccccatcCGTTCCGCCGCGCACTCTTCACACCTCCGGAACCTATTTTGGGGCCGCCTGATGAATCCCAGGTGCCTCGGGGAAGCGGCGGCGAGCCGagggagcagggacaggcagggagcagcagaacaaagcagcaaatgAGCCTGAGCCCCGGATTCCCACTGCCCGTGGAGTGGTGAGGGGGAACGAGGATCCCACCTGGTCCTGGGGGGAGGTAGGGATGGGTGGGGAAGAGGTGCGTGGTGCCTGGgggcagctgcctgctttgTTTGCCCCAGCTGTGTTTCATTGGGGTTGATTGATCCCACGGAAAAGGGGGGTCCCCAGGTGCTcaggggccaggctgggtgctTGGGGGCTGCCCTTGTGCAGCTGGAAGTGGCTCCTGGCAGGGCTGTGAGTTTAGCACTGGGAACTCTGGGCTGAGACCTTGCTGGGGATCTCTGGTGAGAtctttggggctgggggcatcCCGGGCAGGCTCTTGGGGTGGGGGAGCTGGAAGGAAGCCCCTGGGCTCACAGCGGGACTGGGGTAGGGAGAGGCTGGCTGagcttttggttttggaaaCTTGTGTCTCGCTTTCTGAGCCAGGAAGTGGTGCTCTGATGTCTGGGGGGTGGATGTGGCGTCTGGCATGGCTGGGCTGAAGCCTCTGGGTACGATGATAAAGGTATGGATATGATGATAAAGAACTCAGCCGTGCCTCTGCTTTGTTGGTGAATATCCAGCTGGGATGCCCTCGTAGCAGATAGGGGAGGTCTGGGAGCAAGGTGTTACCTTCCTGATTTACCCTGCTGAATTCCCCTAGGAGCTCAATGAGAAGCCTGTGCCAAACTCGGTGGGGTCACTCCCAGCACCTCCacctttccattttctgcttcGTCTCCTCACTGCACTTCGTGTCTGTTCTCTCTCCAAAGGTTTTTTGTCAACTTCCCGTCGGCCAAGCAGTACTTCAGCCAGTTCAAGCACATGGATGACACGCTGGAGATGGAGAGGAGCTTGCAGCTGCGTAAGCACGCCCAGCGGGTCATGGGGGCCATTAACACTGTGGTGGAGAACCTCAACGACCCGGAGAAGGTCTCCTCTGTCCTGGCCCTGGTGGGCAAGGCCCACGCCCTCAAGCACAAAGTGGAGCCCGTCTACTTTAAGGTAAAGGATGGGAGCAAAAATATCTCGGGGGATGTTTTTGGAattggggagggggagcggTGGCGTGGAGGTGTTGCTTGTCCTCGTCCCAAGGCTGGAAGTTTGTGGGGTGCTCCCCACGTGGCTGTGCTTTCCCACCGAGATACTGTTCCCAAATGCAGACGCTGATGGAGCACTGGGGTTTCAAGGACCTCTCCCCACCCACCGGTGTCCCGCAACCCCTTCCCGCGTGGTCGTGGCTGTATGTCTGTCCCCTTGTCGTGTTTTCTAGAAATCAAGCATGGTGGAGGCACTTAAAACACAAGAGGTGCCAAAATTAGGGGGATGCTTGAGAACACAAGCAGTGTCCCTTGTCCCATGCAGGCAGGGTACCTGCCCCGTCCCTTATCCCAGGGTGTTGAGACCTGACATCCTGCATCCACCCCGCAGAGGGCTGTCCTTCCCAGAACTCACCCACAGTGCTGAAtttcctcagggaaaaaaaaagctgatttcagtattttttcagtattttgcacTGCCTGAAAAGTTGATTAACCccttgcccccccccaccccccccagaaACTCACTGGTGTCCTGCTGGAGGTCATCTCCGAGGCGTATGGCAACGACTTCACCCCGGAGGCGCACGGTGCCTGGACCAAGATGCGGACCCTCATCTACACCCACGTCACGGCGGCATACAAGGAGGTGGGCTGGGCGCCGTACCCCAACGCCACCCTGTGAGGGACAGCGGGCACGGGCGAGGCGCGGGGAGGGGGTCGCTCACGCCAGGACCCCGCTCTGGTCTCTTCTCAAAGATCTTTCGCTCAGTCTGGGGAGCCCAGCGGGGCCGGCTCCGGGAGCTGCCAAGTCATAATTTGATCTCTatagggtttaaaaaaaataatcacaacgACAAGCCAAAAAGAACCACGAAGGGTGCGGGTGGGTCGGGGTGAAGCAGGGGGTGCGTTGGTTGTGGGCTCCATCCTCCCATCCCAGCCCGTCCACCACCGAATCCTGCGCTCGCCGCTGCTGCCACCGCGTCCCTCGGGCGAGCTGTGCCGAAAGGCAGCAACACGCAGCTCACCGGTGGGTGAAACCACCCTCGCTGTCCATGCAAAGCCCCTCGGGGAAACCCAGCTCCTTGCTTTTTTGGGATCCCTGGCTGCCCTCCCCACcactgtgctttgctttgcctgcaCTGCTCCCCGCAGCCTCgcagggctgccccgtgccctcTGCATCCCCAGGCCAGTGCTTGTTGCCCTCCTCACCCGCAGCTCTTGGCTGCCTGTTGCAGAccatcccagggctgcagggagcaaggGGACGGATGGATGTGCCACTTGGCCCCgttgggagagagaaaagggataGATGGGGCGCCTCTGGGCGGGTGCATGAGCCCAcctgcctccctgcagctcccacggGGTCGATGCTGATGGCAGGGATGTGCGTGAGGATGGGTTCAGGTGGCACGTGTTGTGCCTTGGCCGCTGCCCACAGCCCTGGTGGcttgtgtctgtctgtccggcAGGAACGTGGGGCGAGAAGGGGAATTTGGGGAATTGAGGGAGGGGAAAGATGaagtggctgcagcaggggggATTCCTGGGGGTGAAGGAAGGTCCCTGCCCTGTTAAAATCAAAGCTTTTATGTAATGAATACTCCTGCCCTCTTGGTGAGACTGGGCTCCTCCAGATGAAGTGCCTGGTAGAAATCTGGCCATGCAGGAGGACCTCGTGGGCCCAGCAGTGCTCCCACCCATCCCGGCAGAGGGCTCCCCATGGGGCAGCCCCGTTACCTCCTGCACACGTGTTAGCTTTATAGGGTGCTTGGGGACCGGCTGGTGGGAGTTTGGGGTTGGAGCATCGTATTTAGCTAGGAAGCTTTGGCATCCTTGCCACCTGGTACTGCCCAAACTGTCCCTTACATTTAAAGGCAATGTCACCTATCTAAGTTTGTGTGGGTGGGCAGCCAGGAATTCCTGCTCTGCTCGCCCACAGCTGgctcttctcttcttttaaaCACCCACAGGGAATCCTCTTTGCTTGTGTTGTTCAGGGTGTTTTGCTGCCTAAATGGTGACATGCCCTGGCCTTTCCCCTAACAAGCTGGACACGatctggagaggtccctggGGCTCCTGTGCCTGCCAGCCCTGTGTGCCTGTTCCTACAGATGTTTTGGGggtttccccttcctcccttctctggCTGTAACAGGGTTTAGCCCTGGGTAGGTGGGAGCCCACACAGAGGGGCAAACACCAGCTCTGGAGGCTTTCTCGTATCCTCTGAGCTTGGTTATGTGCAGCCTGGAGTTTGTCCTATTGCCCCCTGGCTTTAGGCAAAGGGGAATTTGGGGAGGACCCAGAGCCCCTTGGTTGTGCTCCCGCACCTTCCTGGCTCGCAGCCTGTCCTGGGCTGTGAAGGGAGCCAGCAGGAGAGCCTTTGGCCTCTCAGAGAGGCAGAGTGAGGGGGGGAGAAAGctgccaggaggaggaagaggaggatttCCACCGAAGAGCAGGATCCCAAAGTCTGCCTGAACCAGGGAGGCACACTGCAGCCTGAAAGCAGCCTTAGGAAGGTGGGCATGGGGCGAGGAGGGGCCCTGCCCCCGAAGCAGGGTCCCTGACAGTCGGCATCCCTGAATTTTGGCCCACCAACGTGCACCCCTAAAGGTGCCAGCGCCTTCTGGCTCAGCTCTGAGCATCCAAGCAGCTGCTCACCACTTGCAGAGGCACCTTTCAACCATCAGCTGTGCTCGCAGCTGGCTGCTgtcaggatcaggccctggCAGATGGGAAAAGACCTGGTCAGTCACAGGCTTTGctccagcacaaagcagagagCAATCACTTGGATTGGgactgaaagttttttttgtgCGTGCATCACCAGGCTCTCACAAGTGCAGTTGCACTGACCTCTGCCAAATCCTCGGGGCCAGCCAGGCGTGTTTTTGCCGAGTTCAGTACTCTCCGTGCTCTGTGGATGCCGGGCTGTATGGGGATGTTTCATCTTTAGACAAAAGTTCACGTGTTAACCTTTGAGGTTAATATTCTTCAggcagaaattttatttttgggtggaaacctttcctctgctctcccttccctcaaccaaAACCAGGCTAAGCTGTGGCCCtgcagaaatcagagaaaatttTTCCAGCTAGAAAGAAATGGGGGCGTTTGCTCCGTGGCTGGGcttggggatggggatgctCTACCGAGTGCCAAGGGCCCCTCTCCATCAGCTCCAGCTAGATGTGGTTTGAGGGGAGGTGACGGTGGGGAGGCCACCAAGTCCCCGTGTTCACTTCTGATCCACCTGCGTGCCCGGGCTTTGggggagcagccaggagcagtgAGGTCCCCACGCCTCAAAGCCATTGACCAGGTGCCTGCAGGGACCCTCGTgtctgccccagctcctggtgagACTTCGGGACCCCAGGGGTGGctcaggctggggacagccctgtCCCCAAGGGCTTGGACAACCATCTCTTAACGTGGCCATCCCAGGTTAGGGATGAAGTTAGGTGGGCTTGGGGTCTGAGCCTGGCTTAGCCCTGTCCCCACTGGTGCCCCCTGCTCTTCAGACATCacccccagagctgcaggaccTTGGGACATTgtttggtttcttctttttttccccctctgtttagtttattcttttttttccccctccgtGCCTGGAAAAACTGGCCCATGGCTGCATGTGTGCACGCATGTGTGTGTTGggcttgtttattttccagacaTACTTTTCTAAACCAAATCCAGATGTGTACAGCTGCTATCCCTCGAGGATCCACCCCATCAGCCAAATTGCGAGCCACTCAAATATatgcaaacaaaacatgtttatttttaccaGCTCTGTAGGAAGTAAAAATGAAGCGGGGAAGGTGGCCAGGGCAGAGCTCGCTTGGGGAAGAGACAGAGATAAAGCGAACGCCCCCGCTCTGCCGCCCTCAGCAAAGCAGACATGGCTTAAATCGGGAAAATTGTCATCTGGGGAgagatgaaaatgaacagaaaaaggaaaaaatatcattcCAGAGTGACAGAGGGATGAAAAATGCAGTGGGGAAGAGCGGAAAGGGAGGGCAGGGTTTGGCTCTCCAGTGTGCGCACGCGTGCGCAGCTGCTCGGTGTCACAGCCAGCTGGCAGATGGTGGCCGTCCTGTCCTCCGGGAAGTGTGGCACTTCGCCTCCCCACgtgcccccgtgccccccaTGAGCCTGCCATGCTCAGAGCTGCCACCCCTGGCACTAGGGCAGGATGTGGCCCCTCGTTCATACAGCAGCTTGGTGCTGCTGGCTTAGCCTCAGCGCTAGGCTTGGACCTGTGAGCCAGTGGGAAGGGTTTGTGCCCCCATTAGCAGGATGAATGCTGAGCTGGAGGGGTGGGATTCAGCACCCCCAGGGCAGGACCTGGCCCCAGGCATCTCCTCTTGGCTCCCTTTGGGGACACCCAACTTGTGTCCCCCTCCCTAGTTTGGCACAGCATTTGGTCGGCTGGAGCTGGGCGCTCCGTGCCCAAGGACAGCGGGAGCGTTGGGTTCGGGATGGGACACAGACCCCGTCCACCCCATCCCCTCACCACCATAGCTAGTGCATACATAGCTGCGTCTCAGTCACACCCATGCCTAGAGAGAGAGACTCCAACTCCACCAGAGACAAGGAGCCCCGAGGACCTTGTGCCccctccatcacctccctgcaGGGCCGGGGAGCCCGGCCACATCCCTACCCTTGTGCTTCGATCCAGCACAGGGGGCTGGGACCCCTTGCTCCCCAGGGACCTGCCCGGAGACTCCAGCAGGGACCAGAATTTGGCCACCAGAGCTCAGCCCTGGTGTGCCGGTGCCCGTGCGAGGACAGCTCAGGGCCACCTGCGGCGGCACCGGGGAGGCAGGCGAGGACGGGAACGCAGCCACCGCACCGTGGACCGACTTCAGGAGGGATAAAGCTGCCCGCGTGGCTCTGACCCGTCCAACGGGCTGCGCCGCTAACTATTCTCCGTAGCTGAAGTTGTCTCTAATCGTTAGTTTGTCCGAAGCCGTCCCCCAGTGACCCACAGACGTGAGCCGGCGCGCTCTGATGTAGCTCTGTGTCTGTACCGTTACCGATGCTGCTGCGGATGCTCTTCATGTACGTGTTTCTCGGCGCTTCCGTGCTGGTTTTATACATGCCGTCTAGTGTATGATGGatgtaactgtttttttttttttcctttttgtaggTTTTTAGTATGTTTGTAACCAGACAGAATGGTGTTATTAAACTGAAACTTGTATCTTCAGTGGATAAATCGATCAAAACCCTCCAGCTCGTCCTGGTTTCTTTCCCGCGGGGTGGTAGCGATGCTGGTGGGCTGCAGCCATCCTGTCGGGGGCTTGGGGGCTGCCCCGTGGGTGCCTGCACAGTGGGGGACCAGTGATGGAGCCTCATGGACAGAAATCAGTAGCAAAGGGAGGAGATTTGCCCTTCACCCCCCTTCTATCTAGGGCTGGTGGAGGTGCCCGAGGGGCCCGTGtctccatccctgctgcaggaagcagtggggcagggttggaagggaaaCCCCCAGAGGTGATTGCCAtgagaggcagcagccaggaccAGGACTAGGACCAGGAGGTGATTCCCAGCCTGTAGGAATAACAAACAGCTCCCCGAGCAGCAGAAGCCAGGGTCTTTGCTCCATCCCTGGCGGCTCCTCATGTGCCTTGCGCTGTGTCTGAGTCCTGCTGTGGTGGGACGGGTCCCAGCATGGTGCAGTTTCCCCCTGGGGTctttccagctccctgctgtgcaGAACAGGCTCATGATGCATTTGAGATCATCGTCAGATTTGGTTGATAGTGGCCAATTTGGTTGGTAGTGGCCAACTTGTCCAAATGTTGCTGGTGGAGGATGGGTAGGAGGCAGCCAGATGCACGTTATTGTCCCGTAAGCCTCACTTCCTCGAGATGCAGGGCTTGGAAAAGCCATCCAGGCGATCCCTTTTATTGTGCTTCTCTCTGCTAGTGCCAGTAAAAGTTCATCAGAACCAGAACGGGCTTCCAGGGGGGAAAACTCATCCCATGGGGGTGACAGAGACCCAGCACCTGGCCACAACCAGCTCAAAGGGGAGCACTCCCAGTTTAGGGTCCTGGTCTGAGGCTGAGGGTCTCGGCGAGGTCTGAGATGGAGAAAGGAGGGGATCAGGGCCATAGCTGCTGCCCAGGGTCTCTGGGAGCCTGGTGGGTGCTCTGGGAGCCCAGTGCCACCCTTCTCCCCTTGGGTCAGGGCAGCAGTGAGGTTCTCCaggccctgcaggcagcaggataACTCTTGGGCTGGGTTCCCTGAGCAACATGGTCTGGCGTGGCCGTGCGAGGGGAGCCTGTTTCTTCCCCTACGGGTGATGGGACCCCAGTGACACCGTTCCTGGCACCCTGCAACACGTGGCCACAAAGGCAGGGGGCAGCTTAGCCACGGCCAGGGAGAAGGAAGCCAAAGGCCAGCCCCTGCGGGGGAGCACCAGGTTCAAtccatctcctcctgctgcctcttttTTGGGAAAATCATTCGGTGCTGCTACCACAATGAACAAGCCATCCTCAGAGTCTCTGCCGCATCCTGTGTGCACTTCCAGGTGGAAGGGAAGGGTCAGCAAAGCCTGCAGGTGCTGTGCTCCAGGTGGGAAACATCGGCTTGGAAACCAGGAGCGAAAGGATCGGGCGGCTCCGGGGGGCTTGCGGTGGGGCCATGAGGCTCTGGGACCTCCGTACGCTGCTCTGAGGCTACCCAGAGCCGGGGCTGACTGGAAACCACGAACACGGGGCTGGTTTTTTTCCAGCGCCTGCTTGAAAAGGAGCTGGGAGCTTCATCATTACCTTGCcgagagaaaatatttacacagcCCTTCACTTCGCACTAATATTTACCCCCGGGTCCCGTCACTGGGGGTGGCTGTGACGATCGCGCCGTGACCCGAACCCAAACCCAAATCCAAAGGAGAGCAGAGGCGCCGCGGGAGGCTGAGGCTGGCggtgtgctgggggctgccgtgggcacctgggtgctggggctgcaccctcctcctgctgccctgtgcctggGAAATCCCAAAACCAAGCGTTGCCGCCCcgggatgatttttttccaagaagaaacCCTtaccccagggagcagaggttTTAGGAATTGCCCCGGTGGGGTTCTATGGGGTGGGGaatggggggagaggggaattGGGTCGCTGAGCCGGGGCATGGGGTGTGCTCCCAGCCTGTCCTTGCTGGCCGTGGGGTCTGCGAAGAGCtcagccagccctgcccgcgGGGAATGGGggctccatgtggggtcccgGGGGGCACATCCCCACCCTCTGCCCACCTCCTGCCCGCagacagggatggggagagcCGGAGGTCGTCACAAGGGCCGGGCAGGAATACATCTGCAAGGCGGAGATAGCAGAGAGGCTGCAAGAACCGTGCTGTGCAAATAGTTATTAAAATGGTTATTAAAAAGCAGCCCTTGTGAGCTCTCAGCGAGGAGAAGCCCTTGGTCTGAGGAGCACAGGGGCACCCAAACCCAGTGCCAGGGGACGCTTCGTACCCCACCAGGTCCCCATCCCGGGGGACACAGGGCTGCAGACCAAACCCACGTGCTCCTGCTGACCCCCAAATTCCCCTTCTTATTCTCCATTGCCTTCAGAGAAGTAAAGTACAGGAGGAACCCTGTCTCCAGTCCTCCCCATGGCCACCCTCAGCCCTGGGGGGGGTTCGGAGCCGCCCGGATGGGGCCGCTGGGTGCTGGAGCGacgccgcggggccggggcgcagCCGCCCTCGCGGGG
This genomic window from Cygnus atratus isolate AKBS03 ecotype Queensland, Australia chromosome 18, CAtr_DNAZoo_HiC_assembly, whole genome shotgun sequence contains:
- the CYGB gene encoding cytoglobin, with product MEKVQGEMEIERWERSEEISEAEKKVIQETWSRVYANCEDVGVSVLIRFFVNFPSAKQYFSQFKHMDDTLEMERSLQLRKHAQRVMGAINTVVENLNDPEKVSSVLALVGKAHALKHKVEPVYFKKLTGVLLEVISEAYGNDFTPEAHGAWTKMRTLIYTHVTAAYKEVGWAPYPNATL